A single region of the Acanthopagrus latus isolate v.2019 chromosome 11, fAcaLat1.1, whole genome shotgun sequence genome encodes:
- the zbtb7a gene encoding zinc finger and BTB domain-containing protein 7A encodes MSSGAGGRGGRRLRGTASSSGGGGRGGAGEAEEGPVGIPFPEHSADILGSLNKQRLSGLLCDVLLVTQEREFPAHRSVLASCSSYFHKLFTSGAAADQQNIYNIDFVAAEALGALLDFAYTATLTVSHSSVADILAAARLLEIPPVQDVCTHLLDTKVLSPPAGSERRDEDEDEEVKGRGGREQGNRVRAREYLEYFQRGAHWSSSCSTPELRDLPTHLHFNHGNGGTPSNGAPAGPGEYYSPLALALAQAPTQEPEEEDEDEEEDEDGEAVQGNGASLGSSYFPPSQNGHFYLPSESRLGQEPEVEDGGREALARDRGSASALLQQMMDSIERQKERATTGEEQGDGDDPDMEFYLNYFNSSQHEDTASAAVTQGVPPLWLSRGRTGQERVGGGGDRGIGERGSGGGVGGGGGERKMRSKAFQKCPICSKVIQGAGKLPRHIRTHTGEKPYECAICKVRFTRQDKLKVHMRKHTGEKPYLCTQCGAAFAHNYDLKNHMRVHTGLRPYQCSSCFKTFVRSDHLHRHLKKDGCNGIPSRRGRKPRVREPGLLDAPLGMLSPGSDTGPGPRTIRGRRRSEASSAAEVDGAAGAHAHSPQLQELAGETEP; translated from the exons ATGTCGTCAGGAGCCggtgggaggggaggaaggcGGCTCAGGGGGACAGCAAGCAGcagtggtggaggggggagaggaggggcagGCGAGGCAGAGGAAGGCCCCGTGGGGATCCCTTTCCCTGAGCACAGCGCAGACATCCTCGGCAGCCTGAACAAGCAGCGGCTCAGTGGCCTGCTGTGTGACGTGCTCCTGGTTACCCAGGAGCGGGAGTTCCCAGCTCACCGCTCCGTCCTGGCGTCCTGCAGCTCCTACTTCCACAAGCTCTTCACATCAGGGGCCGCCGCCGACCAACAGAACATCTACAACATCGACTTTGTGGCGGCAGAGGCTCTAGGAGCACTGCTGGACTTTGCGTACACAGCCACATTGACAGTCAGTCACAGCAGCGTGGCTGACATCCTTGCCGCTGCACGCCTCCTGGAAATCCCACCTGTCCAGGACGTCTGTACACACCTGCTGGACACCAAAGTGCTCTCCCCGCCG GCGGGCAGTGAGCgaagagatgaagatgaagacgaggaggTGAAGggcagaggaggcagggagCAGGGGAACCGGGTGCGGGCCCGGGAGTACCTGGAGTACTTCCAGAGAGGGGCGcactggagcagcagctgcagcacgcCAGAGCTCAGGGACCTGCCGACACACCTGCACTTTAACCACGGAAACGGAGGCACTCCTAGCAACGGGGCTCCTGCTGGTCCCGGTGAGTACTACTCACCCCTGGCCCTTGCCTTGGCCCAGGCCCCAACACAAGAgccagaggaagaagacgaggatgaagaggaggacgaggatggGGAGGCGGTGCAGGGGAATGGAGCAAGCCTGGGGTCATCTTACTTCCCTCCATCGCAAAATGGGCACTTCTACCTCCCCTCCGAGTCTAGGCTGGGGCAGGAAccagaggtggaggatggaggtaGGGAGGCATTGGCGAGGGATAGGGGTTCAGCCagtgctctgctgcagcagatgaTGGACTCCATCGAGAGGCAGAAGGAGCGTGCAACAACCGGGGAGGAACAGGGAGATGGGGACGATCCCGACATGGAATTTTACTTGAATTATTTTAACAGCTCGCAGCATGAGGATacagcctctgctgctgtgacacagggAGTGCCGCCGCTCTGGTTATCACGGGGCAGAACAGGCcaagagagagtgggaggaggaggagacagggggattggagagagaggcagtggGGGTGGAgtaggaggaggtggaggggagaggaagatgCGCTCTAAGGCCTTCCAGAAATGCCCCATATGCTCCAAGGTCATTCAAGGAGCAGGCAAGCTACCCCGCCACATCCGAAcgcacacaggagagaaaccctATGAATGCGCCATCTGCAAAGTGCGCTTTACCAG GCAGGACAAGCTCAAGGTTCATATGCGGAAGCATACAGGAGAGAAGCCTTACCTGTGTACGCAATGTGGTGCCGCCTTTGCTCACAACTACGACCTGAAGAACCACATGCGCGTACACACCGGCCTGCGCCCCTATCAGTGCTCAAGCTGCTTTAAGACTTTCGTGCGCTCGGATCACCTGCACCGCCACCTCAAGAAGGACGGCTGCAACGGCATCCCCTCTCGTCGAGGCAGAAAACCTCGGGTGCGAGAGCCAGGGCTCCTTGATGCCCCCCTGGGCATGCTGAGCCCGGGCTCTGACACAGGCCCTGGGCCTCGTACCATCAGGGGACGGCGGCGCTCGGAGGCATCCTCAGCGGCAGAGGTGGATGGGGCTGCAGGAGCCCATGCACACAGTCCTCAGCTGCAGGAGTTGGCAGGGGAGACAGAGCCCTGA